TGAGTGTGGTGGTGACCCGTTTCATGGGGACTATTGTATGTACTATTTCTGTTGCTGAATAAATTCAGCCTGTGCGCTTATATCCCCCGGTTAGAAACCGGGGGCTTTACGCTGCTTTTCGTAAGGATGAGGGGATTTTGGATGAGATCCCCGCCGCTTATAAACCGATTGATCAGGTGATGGCCAACCAGGCGGATCTGGTGGAGGTGGTAGCGACCTTGAAGCCGGTGATCTGTGTCAAGGGGTAGGGGCTAATACCCAAGGGTTTGCCAGGATAGATGGGTGGAACTGATGACAGAGGCCAGTGCCTTGTTTGCCCAAGTTTTTTCGGCAGCCCTACTGGGATTAAAGGCTGTACGGGTCACGGTGGAGGTGGATGTTGGCGGCGGGTTGCCCCAGATCACCTTGGTCGGTTTGCCGGACGCAGCGGTGACCGAAGCCAAAGAAAGGGTACGGGCGGCAATTAAAAACTCTGGCTTTGCCCTGCCCCAGCGGCGGATCATCATCAACTTAGCCCCCGCCGACCTGCGCAAAGAAGGCCCCAGCTTTGACCTGCCGATTGCTCTTGGGATCCTGGCTGCCTCAGGAGTGATCGATCCGGGATCCCTGCAAGAAACCCTAGTGGTCGGAGAATTGGCCCTGGATGGAACTCTCCGGCCCGTCGCAGGAGTCTTGCCCATTGCCGCTACCGCAGCAGAGTTGGGAATCCGCCAGTTGGTAGTGCCGCAGGAGAATGGCCTGGAAGGAGCCGTGGTATCCGGGATTCAAGTGTATGGGTTCACCTCATTATCGGCAGTCGTGAACTGGCTACAGTCTCCGCAAGCGGTCAAGCCGATCCAGATCCAGCCGGAACAGGTGCAGAAGGCCAACTTGGGATCCCCGTTGGATCTGGCGGATGTCAAAGGGCAAGAACACGCCCGGCGGGCGTTGGAGGTGGCAGCGGCTGGTGGGCACAATTTGTTACTGGTGGGTAGCCCCGGAGCCGGCAAAACCCTGTTGGCGCGGCGGTTGCCAGGGATCCTACCGGCCCTACAGTGGGAGGAAATCCTAGAAATTAC
The sequence above is drawn from the Thermostichus vulcanus str. 'Rupite' genome and encodes:
- a CDS encoding RtcB family protein, translating into MQPVRLYPPVRNRGLYAAFRKDEGILDEIPAAYKPIDQVMANQADLVEVVATLKPVICVKG